GCGTCCACGTGCAGGTACCAGACTTCGTCGAGCAGGTCGGCCACCGGCAGCCAGGCCGGGTCGTCGTCCAGCAGCAGGTAGTTGCCCTCGGTGATGATCAGTGGCGTGCGGGCGAACACCGGCAGGGCGCCGGCCACGGGTTCTTCGATCTCGCGCCGGAAGTCGGGCGCGTAGACCACGTCGTGCGGCGCCTGGTCGCGCAGGCGCCGCAGCAGGGCGGCGTAACCGGCGGCGTCAAAGGTGTCGGGCGCGCCCTTGCGCTGGGCGCGGCCCAGGCGCTCCAGTTCCACCTGCGCCAGGTGGTAGCCGTCCATGGGAACGGCCTGGGCCCGGTCGCCCAGGTGATCGGCCAGCAGCGTGGCCAGGGTGGATTTGCCAGAGCCGGGGGCCCCCACGATACCCAGCAGGCGGCGCGGACCGTTGGCGAGCGCGTCGAGCTGGTGGATCAGGGCGGGGTCGAGGCGGGTGGTGGGCATGGCGTGGCGTGGGTCATGGGGCGGTGGCCTCCGAGGGGAGGGATTGTCCACCGTCCTGGCGCAGGCTCTGCAGCCGCTCACGCGCCGCGCCCAGGTGTTCGCGCAGGGTGTACCAGCGGTCCGCGTAGCGGTCGGGCAGATCGATCTGGGCCACCTGTTTGTCCAGTGCGTCCAGGCGGGTGAGCACTTCGCG
This Hydrogenophaga taeniospiralis DNA region includes the following protein-coding sequences:
- a CDS encoding nucleoside/nucleotide kinase family protein, encoding MPTTRLDPALIHQLDALANGPRRLLGIVGAPGSGKSTLATLLADHLGDRAQAVPMDGYHLAQVELERLGRAQRKGAPDTFDAAGYAALLRRLRDQAPHDVVYAPDFRREIEEPVAGALPVFARTPLIITEGNYLLLDDDPAWLPVADLLDEVWYLHVDAALRLERLRRRHEQFGRTREQALAWIESTDEPNARRIEACRSRAQRQVVWNPVSGCYEFRPI